A genomic segment from Microcella flavibacter encodes:
- a CDS encoding M20/M25/M40 family metallo-hydrolase — protein sequence MAGDELHDTARIARDLIRFDTSNYGEGRSNGETEAAEYVGALLTGMGLEPEFIDAAPGRTSVIARVDGSYEHPVDTARGERPALVVHGHLDVVPADPANWSVDPFAGEIRDGMLWGRGAVDMKNMDAMILTALGEILGSGARPNRDLVVAFFSDEENGGVYGSHHLVHHRPEHFAGATEAISEVGGYSVEIGGKRAYLLQTGEKALVWIRLRTRGTAAHGSRVIHDNAVTKLAEAIALIGRREWPLHLTGTTERLLGEIARLLGVDPERTGPDELMLRSGTAAGFLTATLRTTSNPTLLQAGYKHNVIPDTAEALVDIRTLPGEEDAVLAEVRAMLPDDVEIEVVVRDVGLENPFEGPLVEAMVATLQRHDPEAQVLPYLLSGGTDNKALSELGITGYGFAPLKLTPDLDFPAMFHGVDERVPLSALEFGHAALTDLLRRY from the coding sequence ATGGCAGGCGACGAGCTCCACGACACCGCCCGGATCGCGCGCGATCTCATCCGCTTCGACACGAGCAACTACGGCGAGGGGCGCAGCAACGGCGAGACCGAGGCGGCCGAGTACGTCGGCGCGCTGCTCACCGGGATGGGGCTCGAACCCGAGTTCATCGACGCCGCACCGGGGCGCACGAGCGTGATCGCCCGCGTCGACGGCTCGTACGAGCATCCCGTCGACACCGCCCGCGGCGAGCGTCCCGCGCTCGTCGTGCACGGCCACCTCGACGTCGTGCCCGCCGACCCCGCGAACTGGTCGGTCGACCCCTTCGCCGGCGAGATCCGCGACGGGATGCTGTGGGGCCGCGGCGCCGTCGACATGAAGAACATGGACGCGATGATCCTCACCGCGCTCGGCGAGATCCTCGGCTCGGGGGCGCGGCCGAACCGCGACCTCGTCGTGGCGTTCTTCTCCGACGAGGAGAACGGCGGCGTCTACGGCTCGCACCACCTCGTGCACCACCGCCCCGAGCACTTCGCCGGTGCGACGGAGGCCATCAGCGAGGTCGGCGGCTACTCGGTCGAGATCGGCGGCAAGCGCGCCTACCTGCTGCAGACGGGCGAGAAGGCCCTCGTCTGGATCCGCCTGCGCACCCGCGGCACGGCGGCCCACGGATCGCGCGTCATCCACGACAACGCGGTCACGAAGCTCGCCGAGGCGATCGCGCTCATCGGGCGGCGCGAGTGGCCGCTGCACCTCACCGGCACGACCGAGCGGCTGCTGGGCGAGATCGCCCGGCTGCTCGGCGTCGACCCCGAGCGCACCGGGCCCGACGAGCTCATGCTGCGCTCCGGCACCGCCGCGGGGTTCCTCACGGCGACCCTGCGCACGACGAGCAACCCGACGCTGCTGCAGGCCGGGTACAAGCACAACGTCATCCCCGACACGGCCGAGGCGCTCGTCGACATCCGCACCCTGCCTGGGGAGGAGGACGCCGTGCTCGCCGAGGTGCGGGCGATGCTGCCCGACGACGTCGAGATCGAGGTCGTCGTGCGAGATGTGGGCCTCGAGAACCCCTTCGAGGGGCCGCTCGTCGAGGCCATGGTCGCCACCCTGCAGCGGCACGACCCCGAGGCGCAGGTGCTGCCCTACCTGCTCAGCGGCGGCACCGACAACAAGGCGCTCAGCGAGCTCGGCATCACCGGCTACGGCTTCGCCCCGCTCAAGCTCACGCCCGACCTCGACTTCCCCGCCATGTTCCACGGGGTCGACGAGCGCGTGCCGCTCTCGGCGCTCGAGTTCGGCCACGCCGCGCTCACCGACCTGCTGCGCCGCTACTAG
- a CDS encoding undecaprenyl-diphosphate phosphatase, giving the protein MSFLEALVLGLIQGLTEFLPISSSAHLRIAGEILPSAQDPGATFTAITQIGTELAVLLYFWKDITRIIGAWFRHVLRRELPANHPDVRMGWLIIIGTIPIVVVGYLAQEYIRTAFRSLWLVAIVLIVFGIILGLADRLGRRDRELNELTYPHGLAYGAAQMLALVPGVSRSGATTTMGLALGYTRPAAARYAFLLAVPAVFGSGLYELVTAIREPGASPFSALEITAATVVAFGVGLAVIAGLMRYISKRSFLPFVIYRVVLGSALLILLATGVLDPL; this is encoded by the coding sequence GTGTCGTTCCTCGAAGCCCTCGTCCTCGGCCTCATCCAGGGCCTGACCGAGTTCCTGCCGATCTCCTCCAGCGCCCACCTCCGCATCGCCGGCGAGATCCTGCCGAGCGCGCAGGATCCGGGCGCGACCTTCACCGCGATCACGCAGATCGGCACGGAGCTCGCGGTGCTGCTCTACTTCTGGAAGGACATCACGCGCATCATCGGCGCGTGGTTCCGGCACGTGCTGCGGCGCGAGCTGCCCGCGAACCACCCCGACGTGCGGATGGGCTGGCTCATCATCATCGGCACGATCCCGATCGTCGTGGTCGGCTACCTCGCGCAGGAGTACATCCGCACCGCGTTCCGCTCGCTGTGGCTCGTGGCGATCGTGCTCATCGTCTTCGGCATCATCCTCGGCCTCGCCGACCGCCTCGGCCGGCGCGACCGCGAGCTGAACGAGCTGACCTACCCGCACGGGCTCGCCTACGGCGCCGCGCAGATGCTCGCGCTCGTGCCCGGCGTCTCGCGCTCCGGCGCGACGACGACCATGGGCCTCGCCCTCGGGTACACCCGGCCGGCGGCCGCGCGCTACGCGTTCCTGCTGGCCGTGCCCGCCGTCTTCGGCAGCGGGCTCTACGAGCTCGTCACGGCCATCCGCGAGCCGGGCGCGAGCCCCTTCTCGGCGCTCGAGATCACCGCCGCGACGGTCGTCGCCTTCGGGGTCGGCCTCGCCGTCATCGCGGGGCTCATGCGGTACATCTCGAAGCGCTCGTTCCTGCCCTTCGTGATCTACCGCGTCGTGCTCGGCAGCGCGCTGCTGATCCTGCTGGCGACGGGCGTGCTCGACCCGCTGTAG
- a CDS encoding PAC2 family protein — translation MTSTDLFRSGRLLVVAFEGWNDAGEAASGAVKALKEVLDVVEIADIDPEDYYDFQLNRPQIETTDDGRRVLRWPSVTMFGPANDDGLPRDVVPEAPLNVSGTNHDNIYLLVGTEPSRGWRTFATETMDQALTADITGIIMLGALLADVPHSRPIAVHASSENAQVREELEIERSTYEGPVGILSVIAAAAEEVGIPVVTLWASVPHYVHNAPSPKAILALLDKLEEFVDVTIPRGDLVDEARAWEEGIDSLAEDDEEMSSYIVALERARDAVEAPEASGEAIAQEFERYLRTHEDDEEPGEAQESDDPDAAAPADDEGDSGTGSGPASAA, via the coding sequence GTGACCTCCACCGATCTGTTCCGCAGCGGACGGCTGCTCGTCGTGGCCTTCGAGGGCTGGAACGACGCCGGCGAGGCGGCGAGCGGGGCGGTCAAGGCCCTCAAGGAGGTGCTCGACGTCGTCGAGATCGCCGACATCGACCCCGAGGACTACTACGACTTCCAGCTGAACCGGCCGCAGATCGAGACGACCGACGACGGGCGGCGCGTGCTGCGCTGGCCCTCGGTGACGATGTTCGGCCCCGCCAACGACGACGGTCTCCCCCGCGACGTCGTGCCCGAGGCGCCCCTCAACGTCAGCGGCACCAACCACGACAACATCTACCTGCTCGTCGGCACCGAGCCGAGCCGCGGCTGGCGAACCTTCGCCACCGAGACGATGGATCAGGCGCTCACCGCCGATATCACGGGCATCATCATGCTCGGCGCGCTGCTCGCCGACGTGCCGCACTCGCGGCCGATCGCGGTGCACGCCTCCAGCGAGAACGCGCAGGTGCGGGAGGAGCTCGAGATCGAGCGCTCGACCTACGAGGGGCCCGTCGGCATCCTCAGCGTCATCGCGGCAGCGGCGGAGGAGGTGGGCATCCCCGTCGTCACGCTGTGGGCCTCGGTGCCCCACTACGTGCACAACGCGCCCTCCCCCAAGGCCATCCTCGCCCTGCTCGACAAGCTCGAGGAGTTCGTCGACGTGACCATCCCCCGCGGCGACCTCGTCGACGAGGCCCGCGCGTGGGAGGAGGGCATCGACTCCCTCGCCGAGGACGACGAGGAGATGTCGTCGTACATCGTCGCGCTCGAGAGGGCCCGGGATGCCGTGGAGGCGCCCGAGGCGAGCGGCGAGGCGATCGCGCAGGAGTTCGAGCGGTACCTGCGCACGCACGAGGACGACGAGGAGCCGGGCGAGGCCCAGGAGTCGGACGATCCGGATGCGGCCGCTCCCGCGGACGACGAGGGCGACAGCGGCACCGGCAGCGGACCGGCCTCGGCGGCCTGA